The following coding sequences lie in one Bacilli bacterium PM5-9 genomic window:
- a CDS encoding rhodanese-related sulfurtransferase (product_source=COG0607; cath_funfam=3.40.250.10; cog=COG0607; pfam=PF00581; smart=SM00450; superfamily=52821), translated as MFLFKKNYETIDINELKNLDAPNIIDIRTKEECSIGKIKGSKNIEMNDLLSNPKKYLNNDEKYYLYCATGARSKMTCVKLASLGYKVIDSGGYFKYKK; from the coding sequence ATGTTTTTATTTAAAAAAAATTATGAAACAATAGATATTAATGAACTAAAAAATTTGGATGCACCAAATATAATAGATATTAGAACAAAAGAAGAATGTTCGATAGGTAAAATAAAAGGCTCAAAAAATATTGAGATGAATGATTTATTATCTAATCCAAAAAAGTATTTAAATAATGATGAAAAGTATTATTTATATTGTGCTACAGGAGCAAGATCAAAAATGACTTGTGTTAAGCTAGCAAGTTTAGGATATAAAGTTATTGATAGTGGT